A region from the Scylla paramamosain isolate STU-SP2022 unplaced genomic scaffold, ASM3559412v1 Contig2, whole genome shotgun sequence genome encodes:
- the LOC135096117 gene encoding zinc finger protein OZF-like gives MREGRQESDRRGDSERAVTQEHQQTSCLAATTAASPQTPHHASRGLSGTGQSDRLTVTGARQSPGCTPCSSPTNLVVSMACAGGSGAVVEAVRPGSSMSGQQQQQQQQPASGVERRRHGGKNHLEAGSSVHRGESKFECQQCDKTFVSRQGLDYHTLTHSGVRKYECGECGRKFSLTSHTVIHSGARNYECNECGKKFISKSNLTRHSLTHSGVRNYECDECGRKFTRKSILTRHTLTHSGVRNYECAECGKKFTRKSHLTTHTLIHSGVRNYECYECGRKFISKSDLTAHILTHSGIRNYECDKCGRKFTRKSHLTRHTVTHNGVRNYECDECGKRFGTTYHLNQHVFRHTGLREFKCDVCGKCFKTKGDIAHHMRIHF, from the exons ATGcgtgaaggaaggcaggagagtGACCGAAGAGGCGACTCAGAGCGTGCAGTAACTCAGGAA caccagcagaccTCCTGCCTGGCTGCCACCACCGCGGCCAGCCCCCAGACGCCCCACCACGCCAGCAGGGGCCTCTCCGGCACGGGACAGTCTGATCGGCTGACCGTCACTG GTGCCAGGCAGAGTCCAGGCTGCACGCCCTGCTCGTCGCCAACCAATCTTGTTGTGTCCATGGCGTGTGCTGGTGggagtggtgctgtggtggaggCCGTGAGGCCGGGCAGCAGCATGagtggccagcagcagcagcagcagcagcagccagcctcAGGTGTGGAGAGGCGCAGGCATGGTGGCAAGAATCACCTGGAGGCAGGCAGCTCTGtccacagaggagagagcaagtttgagtgccagcagtgtgacaaAACTTTTGTATCCAGACAAGGCCTTGACtaccacaccctgacacacagtggtgttagaaaatATGAGTGTGGCGAGTGTGGGAGGAAGTtttccctcacctcacacacTGTGATACACAGTGGTgctagaaattatgagtgtaaTGAGTGTGGCAAGAAATTTATCAGTAAGTCTAACCTCACCAGACACagcctgacacacagtggtgttagaaactatgagtgtgatgagtgtggcaggAAATTTACCAGAAAGTCTAtcctcaccagacacaccctgacacacagtggtgttagaaattatgagtgtgctgagtgtgggaagaaatttaccagaaagtctcacctcaccacacacaccctgatacacagtggtgttagaaattatgagtgttatgAATGTGGGAGGAAATTTATTTCAAAATCTGACCTCACTGCACacatcctgacacacagtggtattagaaattatgagtgtgacaAGTGTGGCAGGAAGTTTACCAGAAAGTCTCACCTCACTAGACACACCGTGACACACaatggtgttagaaattatgagtgtgatgagtgtggcaaaagatttGGCACCACATACCATCTCAATCAACACGTCTTCAGACACACTGGCTTGAGGGAGTTcaagtgtgatgtttgtggcaagtgtttcaagacaaaggGTGATATTGCCCACCACATGAGGATCCACTTCtga
- the LOC135095979 gene encoding oocyte zinc finger protein XlCOF15-like, translating into MSGRRRRQQRQQQQQPASGVGRHRCGGKNHLEAGSSVHRGESKFECQQCDKTFVSRQGLDYHTLTHRGVRNYECGECGKKFTTKSHLTRHTLTHSGVRNYECDECGKKFTHKSHLTRHTLTHSGVTNYECGECGKKFTQKSHLTRHTLTHSGVRNYECGECGKKFTHKSSLTTHTLTHSGVRNYECDECGKTISHLNQHAFRHTGVREFECDVCGKCFKTKGDIAKHVKIHF; encoded by the coding sequence ATGAGCggccggcggcggcggcaacagcggcagcagcagcagcaaccagcctcaggtgtggggaggcACAGGTGTGGTGGCAAGAATCACCTGGAGGCAGGCAGCTCTGtccacagaggagagagcaagtttgagtgccagcagtgtgacaaAACTTTTGTATCCAGACAAGGCCTTGACtaccacaccctgacacaccgtggtgttagaaattatgagtgtggtgagtgtggcaaGAAATTTACCACAAAGTCTcacctcaccagacacaccctgacacacagtggtgttagaaattatgagtgtgatgagtgtgggaagaaatttacccacaagtctcacctcaccagacacaccctgacacacagtggtgttacaaattatgagtgtggtgagtgtgggaagaaatttacccaaaagTCTCACCTCACgagacacaccctgacacacagtggtgttagaaattatgagtgtggtgagtgtgggaagaaatttacccacaagtcttccctcaccacacacaccctgacacacagtggtgttagaaattatgagtgtgatgagtgtgggaaaaCCATTTCTCATCTCAATCAACACGCCTTCAGACACACTGGGGTGAGGGAGTTcgagtgtgatgtttgtggcaagtgtttcaagacaaaggGTGATATTGCCAAGCACGTGAAGATCCacttctga